gcagcaagcttctcaattTCCTCTTGCTCACCTTCACTTGACTCAGAgaccatctccttctttggCTCCCTCAGTTTGAGAGGGTCCTTATACTTTGGAGTAACCCTCTTGCTTTGTGCAGCCTCTTCTACATCGCCACCCTCCTCCCCATGGCTGACACTGCGAAGAGACTTTGCAGTCTTGGTGACATTCAGATCACAGTTGAGATAGCCTGCTCCTTCTCTGCTTCTATTCCAAGCCTCAAACCCCAGTATGTAGAGGAAGCCGTCCATGATGCGGTCTTCCCACTGGATAGGATCGAAACCAGCTTCTAATGAAAATACTTGAGCCGCAACCAACGCCTCGATGCACTGGTATATCTCTTTCTGGATTACCTCGGTCGTCTTTAGTATCTTGTCATCGTGGGCCTGGATATATGGTTGGAAGCGCGAAAGGTAGCTGTTGAATGCTACGAGTACCCAGTACTTGTAACCATCTTCCGAGACGAAGTCTTCAGAGAAGGAATCTATAGCTCCGAGGAACCACATAATGGAGAGGATAGCATCGATAACCTCCTGCCAGTCTCTGTTCAGGTGTCTCCACCGCGAAGGATCTATATCACGCTCTTTCGGTGGATGTGTCTGTGGCAGCGTTGCCAATCGCAGCAGTACATCCACTTCTCCACATGCGATAAGCCCTTTGATGCCCGTGGTCCGTTCGGTGCCGCTGAATACATAAGAGTTTGTTGATGTCCAACGCGTAATCTGCATCGCAACTGGTCGCAGCTGATCTTTCCCTCTAACAGCTCGACTGAGAGGTACTGTATGAATCGCATCGAGAACTTTGTCTGAGAAGAGCTTCGTGTCTGAGGCGACATCTCTCGGTTGAGAAGTCTGAGCTTCGCCTGCGGCTATGACTTTAGCAGCCAGCGTTTTGGCGAAACGGCGGACGGGGGGAACCCATTCTTCTCGGGATTCTCGTGGCACAAGAATAAGTGGCTCACGATTGCCATGTTCTGCTGCGAAGGACTGATAAGACCTCTTGTACCACTGGTCTTGCCGTTGAGAGTGGGTTGCGACGACTTGGAAATGCTGCGCAAAGAGAGCCTTTAGCTGGTCAGTGATACCTTCGAATTCCTCCATGGCCAATCTTCGACAGCTTCTGTTTCTGCAATAATTTATTGTGCAAGGTCCATTCTGCTTACAGAGGATCCCGCTCTATTTAATAGTGTGTTGGTCATGCTTGCTCAGCCACGCCGTTTGACTCATCTGACTGGGAAGCTCGTGCCAAAGCTTTAAATAGATCAGCTAGCGCCAACCATTGCGTTAGTCAGTATAAACAGGCGTTATAGATGCAAGACCACGATAAACATTACATTGGGGAGAGGATGTAGGTGTATTGCGCTGCTACAATTTCGACTGCAACATAGAGATCCCGCTTTTCTCTCAACTTACATTCCAGACTCTTGTTCGCTTCACTTTAATCCATCGATGGCAACTAATCTCTTGGCATACATCTCGGCCCAATTGTAGTACATGTCGTAGGTCTTGTTACGCAAGTTTCAAATAACGAGGATGTAGCCAGCCGTGCAACATATAATCATTGATTGATTCCTCTCGTCCCAAGAGCTTCCTCGACTCAAATAATTCTTAAACTGCTACTCACAAAGATGTCGTTCGGATACGGTGTTGGCGACGTTATCGCCGTGCTAGGCCTCTTCGAGCGTATTGCCATCGAGCTGCGAAATTATAAGGACGCCCCAATGCATTTCCAGCAACTCCGTGCCGAGCTAGATCTACTGCGGGGTACCCTGAAACGTGCCCTGTCCCTAGAGCCAGAGTCTGTTGCGGAGCGCGAAACTTTAGAGCAGATCAGAGCCATCGTCATCTACTGTGCTCAACCGTTACAGTCCATGGCTGACAAGATGagaagcaaagaaagcaGTCTAGGCCATTTCAAAACCACAAGGAGCCTAAGGAGCGTCGGTACAAGACTTCACTGGTCTATGGTCGGTCTAGATGATGTCCAGGAACTAAGAAAGACTGTCATGTCTCAGATGGCTGCTCTAAGTGTCCTGCTCAGTGTGCAGCAACAGTGAGCCTCTCGCCAAATCGAAACGTACCAGATGGCTGAAGCATGTATAGGACCAGCATCAGGCGTCTTGCATTGCAATCACATGCAGTAGGGGCTACCCAGTCCCTGATGATCGAGAAACACGCGAATGCCATGGCTGGCCACGCGTCGAACATCTTAAGCATTACCTCTAGAACGCAAAGCGCAATCGATAATCTGGCAGTGAGTACAGGTATGCAAGCAGAAGTGCATACAAAGCAGACAAACGAAATAAACGAAAGCTTGAAGGCTATGGAGCGAAATATGCATCATATGACGTTGAAGAGTGAACAGAGTACAGCTGTTGTCAGTCATCAGACTACTCTCATCACTCGCCATGCTAACACTTTGTATCAATTGATGCAAGATATCAAGCGGCTATTCTTCTTGTGCATATCCCCAACAATGAACAAGGTCCATCAACTAACACATTGACAGTCTTGCGAGGTGTTCCAGAGAAATGCTAGAGGCAATTAGCAAAAACACGTACCTTCACCTTACTGGATAGCCATGCTATGCCACTGACAAATGACTAGGCGTATGCTGCTAGATATTCGTGTGCAGCTAAAACACATAATTAGCGCCATCGAAGCTATACCACTTCATCTCACGCTTGACATCGTTCGGCTAGACGATGTACACGGGGAGAGTTGGGCGCTGCCGCTACAGGCTTGTAGAACTTGGGAAGTAGGTGCTCTCGTTCCATTCAACAGGAAATAACTCCTAAGAGTCACAGTCGTTTAAGGAGATCCTCCAGTTCGTGGTGTATCCCAACGAGAGACCCGGAGCAAGATACATTACAAATAACCTCTTTACGGTGGCACAAGCAAAAACTGGCAAAGAGGTGAATCAAGAAACATGGGAAACCTTGATTAAACCAGGTTTTCATCTCGAGCAGGCTGTTATTTTGAAAATGAATTACTGGGTCGAGAGATGCCTGGATCCAAACTGTAACGGAACACTTGTCGATCAAGTTCTCGAGTTTGGAAGTGGACGGGTTTGGTGAGTTATATATCCGACTGCAAATAGGTTTTAGGCTGACTTTACATCTGGATAGTAATGTCTGTTCCCGAAGTACCAAGACAGAGTTTGTGAAAACACGTGTTGTCGACTTATACAACGAGGCCCCTTACTCGCACGACCCAGTTGAACGATTCGCAAGTCTTACTGGAACCAAGAGAAATTTTGGTACCGAGCTGCCACCAATAGACATGGATGAAAAGATAGAGACGTTTCGCAGGGTCAAGTTTCTTCACCCAATGCATCCATTATCAAATGGCAAGGGCTGCTATGACCCCAAGCTAAACCCTGCAGTCGCACACGCATTTTCGGGCCTTGCAGCCCTTTCACCTGTAGAAGGAACACATTACGAGAACCCAGTCGAAGATGCCAGGGAACATCTCGAGACTTCCGTCAAACTAGGTATAGTGGCCCAGAAGATCTTTAATCGACCTAGCTTCTAAGATGCTGCAGACAGTTCAATCCCCGAGAATTGGTATCTGTTGAGTCGAGCGTGTATGATGGCAAAAGACTACGAAAGGGCTTACGAATGTCTTCAAACCGCGATATCTCTCGAGAGCTGCTGTCCCTCGTTCTGGATCACACTTGGCAttctatactttaatatcgGTCAAAGTCGAGATTGCCTCGATGCCCTGACTAGAGCTGTTGAGCTGAATGCCCATATCTGGGAGCCTTGGTACAATCTCGGCGTTTTGGTGCGTCCTTCGCTCTCTTGAGCTGGCGATATGTCTCCTAACACTATCTCTAGTACGACAGCTGTAATAGTCAGCATTCAGACGCGGCGGATGCCTTTTATAAATGCCTTGAGCGGAAGCCAGAGTTGCCTAACGTCCGTGCACGGCTTGAGGCTCACCAAGCCTATACTGAGGATATGAACGACGAGCTTTTAGGTGGTACTTTGATATACGAAATGGTCGACTCACCATTGGATGGCAATTCCGGGTGGTAGAGATACTCAGGGCACAGACACTATTTCTAGTCTGGCGTCTGTGACTTGGCGGCAAGCAGGACCTTGAGGGTGAAACAGATAAAGGCAGCGTTGAAAATGAGTAATAAAAGCATTTTGGAGCACTAAAGTGATGGCAATATATTTGGCCTTGTATTTCGACGAAGAACGTCTTCTGAAAACCTCAAGGTCTAGAACTACTATGCTGATGGCATAAGTCCTAAAAGAAAGGGTATTCCTATGTTTCGAGTTCTTGATAACTGAGTATTTTAACTACGAAAGGATTGTGGCGGCTTGCCGCTTGTGATTTAAATAACTAGTCCATAAATATCCCTCTATCAACATCGAGAGAAGAGGTTTACTGTGTTGAAATCCTCCTAGTaacagcagccttcttctcctcgatgcGCGGTGCAATTCCTCATAGAACCAAATAAGTATAGCAGGCAAAAACAGGTCTATCTGCCTTCATATCAATATCGTGTCAGGGGATGTAATATGTGCTTCACAAGAGACTTATGCTTGCTGTGCGAAAGTCTCAGAATGATAAGAATATTATGGCGATTAATGTAAAAGACCTGGCGCATTACCTTAGCATGAGTAACTTTGACTGGCAGAAGTGATTGAATCAGACCATGGCAAGCCCGAGGGATTTAGAATGACATTTCCGTGTTATTGAGCCGGTAGGTTTCGACTTTCCGCTCTATGTCATCACGGGTTCATGGATCAATGGTTGTTCAATAGAAGCCACTTCGCTATTTTCTACTTAATTTAGTTAGTAGGCGGgagaaataagtaaataaaaattactgACCCCGTATGAGACCCACATCTCTGGGAGCATTGGCTTCACCGGGCCGGTGGCACAATATGGGCAAATGCCATCAAGATTAAGAAATACGTTTCAAAAGATGTATCATATGGCAATTCATGCTGGTATGACTAGAGTGGGTAGCATGAAGGAATGCGGAATATGCTATTTGGAATCAAGCGGAGGCCGACGGATTATGTAAAATACCTCGGACCCTCAAGCTTAAGCATCTCCGTGATACTGACTCATTCCGGAGATACTACTTTCATATGACAATTAGCTCTTTTTTACTCGCATACCTACTCCACG
The window above is part of the Fusarium musae strain F31 chromosome 6, whole genome shotgun sequence genome. Proteins encoded here:
- a CDS encoding hypothetical protein (EggNog:ENOG41), which gives rise to MNYWVERCLDPNCNGTLVDQVLEFGSGRVCNVCSRSTKTEFVKTRVVDLYNEAPYSHDPVERFASLTGTKRNFGTELPPIDMDEKIETFRRVKFLHPMHPLSNGKGCYDPKLNPAVAHAFSGLAALSPVEGTHYENPVEDAREHLETSVKLGIVAQKIFNRPSF
- a CDS encoding hypothetical protein (EggNog:ENOG41); translated protein: MEEFEGITDQLKALFAQHFQVVATHSQRQDQWYKRSYQSFAAEHGNREPLILVPRESREEWVPPVRRFAKTLAAKVIAAGEAQTSQPRDVASDTKLFSDKVLDAIHTVPLSRAVRGKDQLRPVAMQITRWTSTNSYVFSGTERTTGIKGLIACGEVDVLLRLATLPQTHPPKERDIDPSRWRHLNRDWQEVIDAILSIMWFLGAIDSFSEDFVSEDGYKYWVLVAFNSYLSRFQPYIQAHDDKILKTTEVIQKEIYQCIEALVAAQVFSLEAGFDPIQWEDRIMDGFLYILGFEAWNRSREGAGYLNCDLNVTKTAKSLRSVSHGEEGGDVEEAAQSKRVTPKYKDPLKLREPKKEMVSESSEGEQEEIEKLAALEAMENEYGRKRSAKYLPKHKH
- a CDS encoding hypothetical protein (EggNog:ENOG41); this encodes MSFGYGVGDVIAVLGLFERIAIELRNYKDAPMHFQQLRAELDLLRGTLKRALSLEPESVAERETLEQIRAIVIYCAQPLQSMADKMRSKESSLGHFKTTRSLRSVGTRLHWSMVGLDDVQELRKTVMSQMAALSVLLSVQQQWLKHV